One window from the genome of Magnolia sinica isolate HGM2019 chromosome 4, MsV1, whole genome shotgun sequence encodes:
- the LOC131244236 gene encoding uncharacterized protein LOC131244236, with protein sequence MSVGFCTVREFSLDEFLAITAIKWWKFNIYAVRLRFKRKGKTRSENKYQLYKSSSPPMGRRNWEISRRDLRNPQFIAVVATDHDFMDADYNEYSSQSARSMICCHSVAVIFMVLLVLRHMLPITVSRAEECSFTIFVLLWLRTVGILVPVYIMTRALTAIHHRLQQQVALFFQTYKQDLDQQSDS encoded by the exons ATGTCTGTTGGGTTTTGCACTGTAAGAGAATTCTCTTTGGATGAGTTTCTAGCAATTACTGCAATCAAATGGTGGAAGTTCAACATTTATGCTGTTAGGCTGAGATTCAAGAG GAAAGGAAAGACAAGGTCggagaacaaatatcagctctacaAGAGCTCATCTCCCCCTATGGGAAG GAGAAACTGGGAGATTTCCCGAAGAGACCTCCGCAATCCTCAGTTTATAGCAGTGGTTGCGACAGACCATGATTTCATGGATGCCGATTACAATGAGTATTCGTCTCAGAGTGCTAGAAGTATGATCTGTTGTCATTCTGTTGCTGTGATT TTCATGGTTCTTTTGGTCCTACGACACATGCTTCCAATTACAGTCAGCAGAGCCGAAGAGTGTTCATTCACCATATTCGTT CTTCTGTGGTTGAGGACCGTTGGAATTCTTGTTCCAGTTTATATAATGACAAGAGCACTGACTGCAATTCATCACAGGCTCCAGCAACAGGTAGCTCTCTTTTTCCAAACCTACAAGCAGGATCTAG ATCAACAGTCAGATTCATGA